From one Sulfurovum sp. UBA12169 genomic stretch:
- a CDS encoding response regulator has product MALKVLIVDDDFINRKLLQTLLRKHPNVTDILEAENGSEALDRIENNSDIDLILLDMVMPILDGIEFLKIFRSDMANAHIPVIVLSTDDTKKTEAFNSGSNDFLTKPIKEEKLFEKIAQWS; this is encoded by the coding sequence ATGGCCCTTAAAGTATTAATCGTTGATGATGATTTCATCAACAGAAAACTGTTGCAGACTCTTTTAAGAAAGCATCCTAATGTCACAGACATTCTAGAGGCAGAAAACGGGTCTGAGGCCTTAGACAGAATTGAGAACAATTCAGATATTGATCTTATTTTGCTGGATATGGTAATGCCCATACTAGACGGGATAGAGTTTTTAAAAATATTTAGATCAGATATGGCAAATGCACATATTCCTGTTATTGTACTTTCAACCGATGATACGAAAAAAACTGAAGCATTCAATAGCGGATCAAATGACTTTTTAACAAAACCCATAAAAGAAGAGAAGCTCTTTGAAAAAATTGCACAATGGTCTTAA
- the lon gene encoding endopeptidase La, giving the protein MQLSNYDAFPATLPIVVEDELFLYPFMISPIFLTHQKDIDAADDAMENNSLLFVTSSIAGKEGNRDFEAMYKVGVVGSIMRKVHIPDGRVKILFQGLARGAILKEIEGPFNRAVIDIVKQEEYEKLKVDALMDILRDKVKQASTLSSRFPADLVRTIEENDEPNRIADLVSSMLKLDKETAYALYIEANIEKRLLGLIDVVTSEIESAKVQREIRSKVHTKIEQTNKEYFLKEQLKEIQRELGADTQREEEIARFREKVEALKPHLDESAYKEISKQLERFARMHPESADANVLQSYLEWVLELPFGRMTKKSLSVAEVSKELDKDHYSLEKPKERIVEFFSVRELAMLRGVKQQDANGAILCFAGPPGVGKTSLANSIATALGRPLVRIALGGLEDVNELRGHRRTYVGAMPGRLVQGLIEAKSMDPVIVLDEIDKVGRSMRGDPTAVLLEILDPEQNSKYRDYYLNFNIDLSKAIFIATANDVGNIPAPLRDRMEFIALNSYTPKEKFEIAKRYLIPQELKKHALKRREFFISDKALKILIDEYTREAGVRNLRRKIAGLMRKSARTLLEDRSIEQVNITRKNLKKFAEKKVFEISLVDSRPQVGVVNGLAWTAVGGDVLTIEAIKIKGKGALQLTGSLGEVMKESARIAHSVVKILIDEGKLGISQGVIPLTFREKEEQLKVDASEVYKRYDLHVHVPEGATPKDGPSAGIAMVSVIASILSGKKINNKVAMTGEVTLTGKVLPIGGLKEKLIAAYKAGVTTALIPAKNYERDLEDVPAEVKEHIHIIGVSNIEDVLQEVFI; this is encoded by the coding sequence ATGCAACTTAGCAATTACGACGCATTTCCAGCCACTCTGCCTATCGTTGTAGAGGATGAGCTTTTTTTATATCCTTTTATGATAAGCCCCATTTTTTTGACCCATCAAAAAGATATCGATGCGGCAGATGATGCAATGGAAAACAATTCTTTACTTTTTGTTACCTCTTCTATTGCCGGCAAAGAGGGCAATAGGGATTTTGAGGCGATGTATAAAGTGGGTGTTGTCGGCTCTATTATGCGAAAAGTTCATATCCCTGACGGAAGAGTCAAGATACTTTTTCAAGGACTCGCAAGGGGCGCCATTCTTAAAGAGATAGAGGGCCCGTTTAATCGTGCGGTTATTGATATTGTTAAGCAAGAGGAGTATGAGAAACTCAAAGTAGATGCACTGATGGATATTTTGCGGGATAAGGTCAAGCAGGCATCAACTTTAAGCAGCCGTTTCCCGGCAGATCTTGTACGTACGATTGAAGAAAATGATGAGCCAAATCGTATTGCGGATTTGGTTTCTTCGATGCTGAAGTTGGACAAAGAGACGGCATATGCGCTTTACATAGAGGCAAATATTGAAAAAAGACTGTTGGGGCTTATCGATGTGGTCACCTCAGAGATTGAATCCGCCAAAGTGCAGCGAGAGATCAGGTCCAAAGTGCACACCAAGATAGAGCAAACCAATAAAGAGTACTTTCTTAAAGAACAGCTCAAAGAGATACAGCGTGAGCTGGGAGCGGATACACAAAGAGAAGAGGAAATTGCACGATTTAGAGAAAAAGTGGAAGCCCTTAAGCCGCATCTGGATGAGAGCGCTTATAAAGAGATCAGTAAGCAGCTGGAGCGTTTTGCACGTATGCATCCTGAAAGTGCTGATGCCAATGTATTGCAAAGCTACCTTGAGTGGGTGTTGGAGTTGCCTTTTGGCCGTATGACAAAAAAAAGTTTAAGTGTTGCGGAAGTTTCTAAGGAATTGGACAAGGATCATTATTCTTTAGAAAAACCAAAAGAGCGTATTGTAGAGTTTTTTTCCGTAAGAGAACTGGCAATGCTTCGGGGTGTTAAACAACAAGATGCGAACGGAGCCATACTTTGTTTTGCGGGACCTCCGGGAGTAGGTAAAACCTCTTTGGCAAATTCGATAGCTACAGCGCTAGGAAGGCCGCTTGTGCGCATAGCGCTGGGCGGGCTTGAAGATGTCAATGAGCTTAGAGGACACCGGAGAACCTATGTGGGTGCTATGCCGGGAAGACTTGTGCAAGGGCTTATAGAAGCAAAAAGCATGGATCCTGTAATTGTTCTTGACGAGATAGACAAAGTGGGGCGAAGCATGAGAGGCGACCCTACGGCGGTCTTGCTTGAAATACTTGATCCTGAACAAAACAGCAAATACCGGGATTATTATCTCAATTTCAATATCGATCTAAGCAAAGCCATATTTATTGCGACGGCCAATGATGTTGGAAATATTCCTGCTCCTTTGCGCGACAGGATGGAGTTTATAGCCTTAAACTCTTATACGCCAAAAGAGAAATTTGAAATTGCCAAACGCTATTTGATTCCTCAAGAGCTTAAAAAGCATGCGCTTAAACGCAGAGAATTCTTTATAAGCGATAAAGCATTAAAAATTCTTATAGATGAGTACACAAGAGAAGCCGGCGTAAGAAATTTGCGGAGAAAAATAGCCGGATTGATGCGTAAATCAGCACGTACTCTCTTGGAAGACAGAAGTATTGAACAGGTTAACATCACAAGAAAGAATTTGAAAAAATTTGCAGAGAAGAAAGTTTTTGAAATCTCTTTGGTGGACAGCCGGCCTCAAGTGGGAGTTGTCAATGGTTTGGCATGGACTGCCGTAGGCGGGGATGTGTTGACCATAGAGGCCATTAAGATCAAAGGGAAAGGTGCCCTGCAGCTTACCGGGAGCCTAGGGGAAGTCATGAAGGAGTCCGCGCGCATAGCACACTCTGTAGTAAAAATTCTTATAGATGAAGGAAAACTGGGAATTTCTCAAGGAGTAATTCCGCTTACTTTTAGGGAAAAGGAAGAACAATTAAAAGTAGATGCAAGTGAAGTTTACAAACGTTATGATCTTCATGTCCATGTCCCTGAAGGTGCAACGCCCAAAGACGGGCCAAGCGCGGGAATTGCCATGGTGAGCGTCATCGCTTCCATTTTGAGTGGAAAAAAAATAAACAATAAAGTGGCCATGACGGGTGAAGTGACTTTAACGGGGAAAGTATTGCCTATCGGCGGACTCAAAGAAAAGCTTATAGCAGCCTATAAAGCCGGAGTAACAACAGCATTAATACCTGCTAAAAATTATGAAAGAGACTTGGAAGATGTTCCGGCTGAAGTGAAAGAGCATATCCACATTATCGGTGTTTCCAATATAGAAGATGTGCTGCAAGAGGTTTTTATATAA
- a CDS encoding outer membrane protein assembly factor BamD: MKKIILSSTVLAFLLVGCGDSEAVKEFNKPALYWYKHIGSSIASGNLDKADAYYISLKSEHMRSPLMPTANLMLAYAHMENEEYLLADYYLDEYNKRFGEEGNREYIDFIKLKASFLGIKDVYKDQKLIMDSIEKAEKYGYRYPGSPYLPMVNHMLIRLHMSQYLLNENIAALYDRTGKKDAAAIYRDKNSNSIIEMTDITPPEKGIIGKIFD; encoded by the coding sequence ATGAAAAAAATAATTTTATCAAGTACGGTTTTGGCATTTTTGCTTGTGGGATGCGGTGATTCAGAAGCTGTCAAGGAATTCAATAAGCCGGCGCTCTATTGGTACAAACATATTGGAAGCAGTATTGCCAGCGGGAATCTTGACAAGGCTGATGCCTATTATATCTCGCTTAAAAGCGAACATATGCGCTCTCCTTTGATGCCTACGGCCAATTTGATGCTTGCTTATGCGCATATGGAGAATGAAGAATACCTCTTGGCGGATTATTATCTGGATGAGTACAATAAGCGTTTCGGCGAAGAGGGAAACAGGGAATATATCGATTTTATCAAGCTTAAGGCATCTTTTTTGGGTATCAAAGATGTCTATAAAGATCAAAAACTGATCATGGACAGCATTGAGAAGGCTGAAAAGTATGGCTACAGATATCCCGGTTCGCCTTATCTGCCTATGGTAAATCATATGCTTATCAGGCTTCACATGAGCCAGTATCTTCTTAATGAAAATATTGCGGCTTTATATGATCGTACAGGGAAAAAAGATGCAGCAGCAATCTATAGAGACAAAAACAGTAATTCTATTATAGAAATGACCGATATTACGCCTCCGGAAAAAGGAATTATAGGCAAAATTTTTGATTGA
- a CDS encoding hybrid sensor histidine kinase/response regulator gives MTIRSKLKLAGLVPVALLILLASSFFITSYLNFEKANALKNTLKNNAKLAETLSHVGKERGLSALYIGSGQKEFSNLLKNQREALDLSIETLKRDLITENTNYFPMIVKFFDKEKPLDQLRYQALFSSIANVSDIRKEVDSPDADFQKIFFDMFTAKVATPILDSLLQINQYALNTEIASLITTLTQLYTAKENAGQERGFVSHYMTKKSPMSFEEMALWDQFKTKANLFDIKQVTDGDLRYQLEELFNTPQAKEMLTSLAETSSAIQTDVDNGEYAEEVMNWFSLQTQKITLLAKAELIVSNKLWEKSEIFLRQQLLLLAIATAILFFGFILAYIGYTIARDITRNIKELEDILNKAVDEMKQGGQYLSSDTAAIENIELDTHEGTKEAYKFLETLVDTAKQDKLIALQANEAKSLFLANMSHEIRTPLNGIVGFTEILRGTELTPEQEEFLSIIDKSSENLLSIINNILDLSKIESNKIEIENIVFDAAEEFESAIETYAVGASEKNIDLNFYMDPAISPKLKGDPTKIKEIIINLLSNAIKFTSHGGEINLEIRKIQSNNETSDIEFSIQDNGIGMTKDQQLHIFDAFSQADISVTRKYGGTGLGLTISSRLVELMGGRLELESAKDHGTRFYFTLPMEEVASTDLSSQHTFDNITICKYQQDVPTKLDSYLEEYFKYFGPTVKYFKSEEELKELSGLQICKNCWIDIEKAKQNIVDALRNIDKSKLIIIANITSRNKLESLGIAKENVIYKPVTISKLKAALNKNTERATEAIKEEALLETKFDAHILVTEDNVINQKLIKRVLEDHGIIVDLANNGLEAFEKRRNKQYDLLFMDIQMPVMDGIEATREILDYEEDEKISHVPIVALTANALKGDREKFMNEGMDEYITKPIETSELLFILNKFLSHKATKTMIDKSAQKTQNAKEEEYEDTTIAPDRDGSVLIKEESNKPKMILIAKKFLLEGRILAKMIENLGYAYRTLGDFDQLESELSSGKYDLLFADDTPIAKQMTVSHPNIHTIITTVTKEEIENLIKKHRG, from the coding sequence ATGACTATACGTAGTAAACTTAAATTGGCCGGATTGGTGCCGGTCGCACTGCTTATTCTGCTTGCAAGTTCTTTTTTCATCACATCCTATTTGAACTTTGAAAAGGCCAATGCATTAAAAAACACATTGAAAAACAATGCCAAACTTGCAGAAACACTCTCCCATGTTGGCAAAGAACGCGGATTATCTGCACTTTATATAGGAAGCGGACAAAAAGAATTTTCCAATTTGCTAAAAAACCAGCGAGAAGCTCTGGACCTATCCATTGAAACATTAAAAAGAGATCTTATTACTGAAAATACAAATTATTTTCCCATGATTGTAAAATTTTTTGATAAAGAAAAACCACTAGATCAATTACGATACCAAGCACTTTTTTCAAGTATTGCAAATGTTTCCGATATCAGAAAAGAGGTTGACAGCCCCGATGCGGATTTTCAAAAAATCTTTTTTGATATGTTTACGGCAAAAGTTGCCACACCTATTTTGGACAGCCTTTTACAAATCAACCAATATGCGCTAAATACAGAGATAGCCTCCCTTATCACAACACTTACTCAGCTTTATACAGCCAAAGAAAATGCGGGACAGGAGAGAGGTTTTGTGTCACATTATATGACAAAAAAATCTCCCATGTCTTTTGAAGAGATGGCTTTATGGGATCAATTTAAAACCAAGGCCAATCTCTTTGATATCAAACAAGTTACAGACGGCGATTTACGCTATCAGCTAGAGGAACTATTTAATACTCCGCAAGCCAAAGAGATGCTTACAAGTCTAGCCGAAACATCTTCTGCAATTCAAACCGATGTGGATAACGGAGAATACGCAGAAGAAGTCATGAACTGGTTTTCGCTACAAACACAAAAAATTACACTTCTTGCCAAGGCAGAACTTATCGTTTCCAATAAATTATGGGAAAAAAGTGAAATTTTTCTTCGGCAACAACTTCTGCTGCTTGCTATTGCTACGGCAATTTTATTCTTTGGTTTTATTTTGGCATATATCGGATACACGATAGCTAGAGACATCACAAGAAACATTAAAGAACTTGAAGACATACTCAACAAGGCTGTAGATGAGATGAAACAAGGCGGTCAATACCTCAGCTCTGATACTGCTGCCATTGAAAATATCGAGTTGGATACCCACGAAGGAACCAAAGAAGCCTACAAGTTCCTAGAAACACTCGTTGACACTGCCAAACAAGATAAGCTTATTGCACTCCAGGCCAATGAAGCAAAATCACTTTTTTTGGCAAATATGTCTCATGAAATTCGTACTCCCCTTAATGGTATCGTAGGATTTACAGAGATTCTAAGAGGTACTGAACTTACTCCGGAACAAGAGGAGTTTTTATCAATCATTGACAAAAGCTCTGAAAACTTATTAAGCATTATCAACAATATTCTTGATCTTTCAAAAATAGAAAGCAATAAAATTGAAATAGAAAATATCGTATTTGATGCTGCTGAAGAGTTTGAAAGCGCCATAGAAACCTATGCCGTAGGGGCTTCAGAAAAGAATATTGATCTTAATTTTTACATGGATCCTGCAATTTCTCCCAAACTCAAAGGCGATCCGACCAAAATCAAAGAAATTATTATCAATTTGCTCAGCAATGCCATCAAATTTACAAGTCATGGAGGCGAAATCAATCTTGAAATAAGAAAAATACAATCAAATAATGAAACAAGCGATATTGAATTTAGCATTCAGGATAATGGTATCGGCATGACAAAAGACCAGCAGCTTCACATCTTTGATGCTTTTTCTCAAGCAGATATTTCTGTCACCAGAAAATACGGAGGAACAGGACTCGGACTTACTATTTCCAGTCGGCTTGTTGAACTTATGGGAGGCAGACTCGAACTCGAAAGTGCAAAAGATCATGGTACAAGATTCTATTTTACTTTACCCATGGAAGAGGTCGCATCAACAGATTTAAGCTCTCAGCATACATTTGACAATATCACCATCTGTAAATATCAACAAGATGTTCCGACAAAACTCGACAGTTATCTAGAAGAGTATTTCAAATACTTTGGTCCGACAGTCAAATATTTTAAATCTGAAGAGGAGCTCAAAGAGCTTAGTGGCCTTCAAATATGTAAAAACTGCTGGATTGATATTGAAAAAGCAAAACAAAATATTGTGGATGCATTGAGAAATATTGATAAATCCAAACTTATTATTATTGCGAACATCACAAGCCGCAACAAGCTAGAATCACTAGGCATTGCCAAAGAGAATGTGATCTATAAACCCGTTACGATTTCAAAACTGAAGGCCGCATTAAATAAAAATACAGAAAGAGCAACTGAAGCCATCAAAGAAGAAGCACTGCTTGAGACAAAATTTGATGCACATATATTGGTAACCGAAGACAACGTCATTAATCAAAAACTCATAAAAAGGGTTCTTGAAGATCATGGCATCATCGTTGATTTAGCCAACAATGGCCTTGAAGCATTTGAAAAACGAAGAAATAAACAATATGATCTTCTTTTTATGGACATTCAAATGCCTGTTATGGACGGCATAGAGGCAACCCGTGAAATTTTAGACTACGAAGAAGATGAGAAGATCTCCCATGTACCAATCGTTGCACTTACGGCAAATGCGCTCAAGGGCGACAGAGAAAAATTTATGAACGAAGGGATGGATGAGTACATCACAAAACCTATTGAAACAAGTGAACTACTCTTTATTCTGAATAAATTTTTATCCCACAAAGCAACAAAAACAATGATAGACAAATCAGCCCAAAAAACGCAAAACGCAAAAGAAGAGGAGTATGAAGATACGACTATTGCGCCGGACCGGGACGGCAGTGTTCTTATTAAAGAAGAAAGCAATAAGCCAAAAATGATCCTCATCGCGAAAAAATTTCTTTTAGAGGGTAGAATTCTTGCAAAGATGATTGAAAATCTAGGGTATGCCTATAGGACTCTAGGTGATTTCGATCAACTTGAAAGCGAACTCTCATCGGGCAAATATGATCTTCTGTTTGCAGATGACACTCCTATTGCCAAACAAATGACTGTATCGCATCCAAATATACACACCATCATAACAACCGTAACCAAAGAAGAAATAGAAAATTTAATCAAAAAACATAGAGGATAA
- a CDS encoding aerotaxis receptor Aer has translation MNTFIPIDEEYTFESGLIVSSTNPEGIITHANRKFCEIAGYTKDELKGQNHNIIRHQDMPKAAFRNMWDTIKQGKEWSGVVKNLRKDGRYYWVYSHIIPIVTDGNITGYTAARRPATANEVIESTLLYKELLEKEKNQKEFFA, from the coding sequence ATGAACACATTTATTCCCATAGATGAAGAATATACGTTTGAATCGGGTTTAATTGTAAGTTCTACCAATCCAGAAGGCATTATTACACATGCCAATCGAAAATTTTGTGAAATTGCCGGCTACACAAAAGATGAGCTTAAAGGACAAAACCATAATATCATCCGGCATCAGGATATGCCAAAGGCTGCCTTTCGAAACATGTGGGATACAATCAAACAAGGAAAAGAGTGGAGCGGAGTTGTCAAAAATCTTCGCAAAGACGGCAGGTACTATTGGGTGTATTCACATATTATTCCCATTGTAACAGACGGGAACATTACGGGATATACGGCAGCAAGAAGACCTGCAACCGCAAATGAAGTCATAGAATCAACACTGCTTTACAAAGAGTTGCTCGAAAAAGAAAAAAATCAAAAGGAGTTCTTCGCATAA